Proteins encoded within one genomic window of Ovis aries strain OAR_USU_Benz2616 breed Rambouillet chromosome 1, ARS-UI_Ramb_v3.0, whole genome shotgun sequence:
- the DPM3 gene encoding dolichol-phosphate mannosyltransferase subunit 3 encodes MTKLAQWLWGLALLGSAWAALTLGALGLELPLSCREVLWPLPAYLLVSAGCYALGTVGYRVATFHDCEDAARELQSQIQEARADLTRRGLRF; translated from the coding sequence ATGACGAAATTAGCGCAGTGGCTGTGGGGGCTGGCGCTCCTGGGCTCCGCCTGGGCGGCCCTGACTCTGGGAGCCCTGGGCCTGGAGCTGCCTTTGTCTTGCCGGgaggtcctgtggccactgcccgCCTACTTGCTGGTATCTGCCGGCTGCTATGCCCTGGGCACCGTGGGCTACCGTGTCGCTACTTTTCACGACTGCGAGGACGCCGCCCGCGAGCTGCAGAGCCAGATCCAAGAGGCCAGAGCCGACTTGACCCGCAGGGGACTTCGCTTCTGA
- the SLC50A1 gene encoding LOW QUALITY PROTEIN: sugar transporter SWEET1 (The sequence of the model RefSeq protein was modified relative to this genomic sequence to represent the inferred CDS: deleted 1 base in 1 codon) gives MEAGGLADSLLSGACVLFTLGMFSTGLSDLKHMRMTRSVDSVQFLPFLTTDVNNLSWLSYGALKGNWTLIVVNAVGAVLQTLYILVYLHYCHRKRAVLLQTTTLLGVLVLGFAYFWLLVPDPEMRLQHLGLFCSVFTISMYLSPLADLAKVIRTKSTQRLSFSLTIATLLTSASWTLYGFRLKDPYIVVPNLPGILTSFIRFWLFWKYPQERDRNYRLLQT, from the exons ATGGAGGCGGGCGGATTGGCCGACTCGCTTCTTTCTGGAGCTTGCGTGCTCTTCACCCTCGGCATGTTCTCCACCGGCCT CTCGGACCTCAAGCACATGCGGATGACCCGGAGCGTGGACAGTGTCCAGTTCCTGCCCTTTCTCACCACGGATGTCAA CAACCTGAGTTGGCTGAGTTATGGGGCCTTGAAGGGAAACTGGACGCTAATCGTCGTCAACGCCGTGGGTGCTGTGCTTCAGACTCTGTATATCTTGGTGTATCTGCACTACTGCCATCGGAAG CGTGCTGTGCTCCTTCAGACTACAACCCTGCTGGGAGTCCTTGTCCTGGGTTTTGCCTACTTTTGGCTCCTGGTGCCTGACCCTGAGATGCGGCTTCAGCACCTGGGCCTCTTCTGCAGTGTCTTCACCATCAGTATGTACCTCTCACCACTAGCTGACTTG GCCAAGGTCATTCGTACTAAATCAACCCAGCGTCTCTCCTTTTCACTCACCATTGCCACCCTCCTCACCTCTGCCTCCTGGACACTCTATGGGTTTCGACTAAAAGATCCCTACATTGTG GTGCCCAACCTTCCAGGAATTCTCACCAGCTTCATTCGCTTCTGGCTTTTTTGGAAGTAC CCCCAGGAGCGAGACAGGAACTATCGGCTTCTACAAACCTGA
- the EFNA1 gene encoding ephrin-A1 isoform X1: MEFLWASLLGLCCSLAAANRHTVFWNSSNPKFWNEDYTVHVRIDDYLDIICPHYEDNSVPDAAMEQYTLYLVEHEQYQLCQPQPKDPARWFCKNPKAKHGPEKLSEKFHRFTGFTLSKDFKEGHNYYYISKPIHNQEDRCLRLKVMIAGKISECQGPVGLLSPSYPGPGRKIWDGWEIPLPSPANTPTPLLPACTKSPDLRPPLSFSSQPSGPCQCTREETSSR; the protein is encoded by the exons ATGGAGTTCCTCTGGGCCTCTCTCTTGGGTCTGTGCTGCAGTCTGGCCGCTGCTAACCGCCACACCGTCTTCTGGAACAGTTCAAACCCCAA GTTTTGGAATGAGGACTACACAGTACATGTGCGGATAGATGACTACCTGGACATCATCTGTCCTCATTACGAGGATAACTCTGTGCCAGATGCGGCCATGGAGCAGTACACACTGTACCTGGTGGAGCACGAGCAGTACCAGCTGTGCCAACCCCAACCCAAGGACCCTGCCCGCTGGTTCTGCAAGAATCCCAAAGCCAAGCACGGCCCGGAGAAGCTGTCTGAGAAGTTCCACCGCTTCACAGGTTTTACCCTGAGCAAGGATTTCAAAGAGGGACACAACTACTACTACATCT CCAAGCCCATCCACAACCAGGAAGACCGTTGCTTGAGGCTGAAGGTGATGATCGCTGGCAAAATCAGTGAGTGTCAGGGTCCTGTGGGCCTTCTTTCTCCATCCTATCCTGGGCCAGGTCGAAAGATCTGGGATGGTTGGGAAATCCCGTTGCCCAGTCCAGCCAACACTCCCACTCCTTTGCTTCCTGCGTGTACCAAGTCGCCTGACCTACGACCACCCTTATCTTTCAGCTCACAGCCCTCAGGCCCATGCCAATGCACAAGAGAAGAGACTTCCAGCAGGTAG
- the EFNA1 gene encoding ephrin-A1 isoform X3 → MEFLWASLLGLCCSLAAANRHTVFWNSSNPKFWNEDYTVHVRIDDYLDIICPHYEDNSVPDAAMEQYTLYLVEHEQYQLCQPQPKDPARWFCKNPKAKHGPEKLSEKFHRFTGFTLSKDFKEGHNYYYISKPIHNQEDRCLRLKVMIAGKITHSPQAHANAQEKRLPADDPEVQVLHSIGHSAAPRLFPLAWAVLLLPLLLLQIP, encoded by the exons ATGGAGTTCCTCTGGGCCTCTCTCTTGGGTCTGTGCTGCAGTCTGGCCGCTGCTAACCGCCACACCGTCTTCTGGAACAGTTCAAACCCCAA GTTTTGGAATGAGGACTACACAGTACATGTGCGGATAGATGACTACCTGGACATCATCTGTCCTCATTACGAGGATAACTCTGTGCCAGATGCGGCCATGGAGCAGTACACACTGTACCTGGTGGAGCACGAGCAGTACCAGCTGTGCCAACCCCAACCCAAGGACCCTGCCCGCTGGTTCTGCAAGAATCCCAAAGCCAAGCACGGCCCGGAGAAGCTGTCTGAGAAGTTCCACCGCTTCACAGGTTTTACCCTGAGCAAGGATTTCAAAGAGGGACACAACTACTACTACATCT CCAAGCCCATCCACAACCAGGAAGACCGTTGCTTGAGGCTGAAGGTGATGATCGCTGGCAAAATCA CTCACAGCCCTCAGGCCCATGCCAATGCACAAGAGAAGAGACTTCCAGCAG ATGACCCGGAGGTGCAGGTTCTGCATAGCATCGGTCACAGCGCCGCCCCTCGCCTCTTCCCACTAGCCTGGGCTGTGCTGCTCctgccattgctgctgctgcaaatCCCATGA
- the EFNA1 gene encoding ephrin-A1 isoform X2: MEFLWASLLGLCCSLAAANRHTVFWNSSNPKFWNEDYTVHVRIDDYLDIICPHYEDNSVPDAAMEQYTLYLVEHEQYQLCQPQPKDPARWFCKNPKAKHGPEKLSEKFHRFTGFTLSKDFKEGHNYYYISKPIHNQEDRCLRLKVMIAGKITHSPQAHANAQEKRLPAGRWLEQIGPGAQNGVCLKRLGIKSDSFARQGQGKPRWTEGQCQQ; encoded by the exons ATGGAGTTCCTCTGGGCCTCTCTCTTGGGTCTGTGCTGCAGTCTGGCCGCTGCTAACCGCCACACCGTCTTCTGGAACAGTTCAAACCCCAA GTTTTGGAATGAGGACTACACAGTACATGTGCGGATAGATGACTACCTGGACATCATCTGTCCTCATTACGAGGATAACTCTGTGCCAGATGCGGCCATGGAGCAGTACACACTGTACCTGGTGGAGCACGAGCAGTACCAGCTGTGCCAACCCCAACCCAAGGACCCTGCCCGCTGGTTCTGCAAGAATCCCAAAGCCAAGCACGGCCCGGAGAAGCTGTCTGAGAAGTTCCACCGCTTCACAGGTTTTACCCTGAGCAAGGATTTCAAAGAGGGACACAACTACTACTACATCT CCAAGCCCATCCACAACCAGGAAGACCGTTGCTTGAGGCTGAAGGTGATGATCGCTGGCAAAATCA CTCACAGCCCTCAGGCCCATGCCAATGCACAAGAGAAGAGACTTCCAGCAGGTAGGTGGCTGGAGCAAATTGGGCCTGGGGCACAAAACGGGGTCTGCTTGAAGAGGCTGGGTATAAAAAGTGACTCCTTCgccaggcaggggcaggggaaACCTCGCTGGACTGAGGGCCAGTGCCAGCAGTAG